Proteins encoded together in one Impatiens glandulifera chromosome 1, dImpGla2.1, whole genome shotgun sequence window:
- the LOC124921387 gene encoding uncharacterized protein LOC124921387 isoform X2, which produces MKRSRLRLHPAARAGSIVSLNLFCGCSSELRNYPMGYVMGESDSIESLAIRFGSGKLIIEDDDDKDDDDEDDDDKDEDDVEDKLYRLIQIPVSIVQIHICLRLSSLGFYMKSILMLISFHAIIFCELCLRDVRHSKEMISSQNLKNTQLTNLFFKYM; this is translated from the exons ATGAAACGGTCGAGATTGCGTCTTCATCC GGCGGCTAGAGCTGGATCAATTGTTTCGTTAAATCTGTTTTGTGGATGTTCGAGTGAGTTGCGGAACTACCCGATGGGTTACGTGATGGGAGAGAGTGATAGTATTGAATCTTTAGCAATTAGATTTGGG TCTGGGAAACTtattattgaagatgatgatgacaaGGATGACgatgatgaggatgatgatgacaaagatgaagatgacgTTGAAGATAAATTGTACAGATTGATTCAAATTCCGGTCTCTATTGTTCAAATACACATTTGTTTAAGACTGAGCTCTCTAGGGTTCTATATGAAATCAATATTGATGTTAATTAGCTTTCATGCTATCATATTCTGTGAACTGTGTTTGAGAGATGTCAGACATTCAAAAGAAATGATTTCCTCACAAAATTTAAAGAATACTCAATTaactaatttgtttttcaagtACATGTAA
- the LOC124921387 gene encoding uncharacterized protein LOC124921387 isoform X1, protein MYVKYSSQSNSTILDLCYLCSDSSRVCSLPHSSSPSSQTQTRHFNCSNPCLTCFHTISQSNETVEIASSSSGKLIIEDDDDKDDDDEDDDDKDEDDVEDKLYRLIQIPVSIVQIHICLRLSSLGFYMKSILMLISFHAIIFCELCLRDVRHSKEMISSQNLKNTQLTNLFFKYM, encoded by the exons ATGTATGTAAAATATTCATCTCAATCAAATTCTACAATTCTAGATTTGTGTTATCTGTGTTCCGATTCATCTCGAGTATGCTCATTGCCTCATTCTTCCTCGCCTTCAAGCCAAACGCAAACGAGACACTTCAACTGCTCCAATCCATGTTTGACGTGCTTCCACACGATATCACAATCGAATGAAACGGTCGAGATTGCGTCTTCATCC TCTGGGAAACTtattattgaagatgatgatgacaaGGATGACgatgatgaggatgatgatgacaaagatgaagatgacgTTGAAGATAAATTGTACAGATTGATTCAAATTCCGGTCTCTATTGTTCAAATACACATTTGTTTAAGACTGAGCTCTCTAGGGTTCTATATGAAATCAATATTGATGTTAATTAGCTTTCATGCTATCATATTCTGTGAACTGTGTTTGAGAGATGTCAGACATTCAAAAGAAATGATTTCCTCACAAAATTTAAAGAATACTCAATTaactaatttgtttttcaagtACATGTAA